The Fibrobacter sp. genome contains a region encoding:
- a CDS encoding pectinesterase family protein, with product MNKTRLLISAFLAAGFVTDAFGITKKKFDFVVGVDGDFKAAVAAAAAAKPTENNRFVMFFPDGEYDITKLTGDTHGKSTFSTSFVSLIGQTRDKAIIANKTDTEGISLTATLYFPNNNGMYMQDLTIQNKSSYATSSAARQVTIQHKGDKYIFKNVRLLSGQDTYYTNGTGRVYWEGGEIQGTVDFICGDGDVWFEGTNLVMTRNGGYITAAKTSTSWGYVFNNSKINVSNGSYNGTFYLGRSWGHAKTVFLNTTMYAQPKAEGWGPDMNSGPDVFGEYNSKNGNGGAIDVSRRKTSFDGGKDASTAKSLKTVWNASDASKYTLANVLGGSDKWEPNKLTVQMGAPKISQDGADIVWADDENALNWVVFVNGKYHANVIQNSIDVGNLAPGSKVTVRAANSMGGLGATSNEIAVVESNVTYYNVKINNAMGGSIVTSLSGNKVAEGKTVSFTAKANDGWKFSGWTGASASAIDASNATAEIKATGDIELTANFTGAGTGVFQAEDGAIENAVYESSNAGFAGSGYVNFGAGAASFVNIPVYVDAAGEYTMEMFYANGSSAARSLAFKCLGNEAGEGAGDATEKSFDKTGAWTTYPSMEATITLPRGKSYIQFATVGGNDGPNLDQIKLTPLNVEKIENPGDTSDEPIITDPENPGDSVTTILAQKKLATSTGMNVQFFNLQGKLMSTTQGKLPAGIYLMKVSAPGYKKQSVVRIK from the coding sequence ATGAACAAGACTCGTTTACTGATTTCCGCCTTTCTTGCTGCAGGTTTTGTTACAGACGCCTTTGGCATTACCAAGAAAAAGTTTGACTTTGTAGTTGGCGTTGATGGTGACTTCAAGGCGGCAGTCGCTGCCGCCGCCGCGGCAAAGCCTACGGAAAACAACCGCTTTGTCATGTTCTTCCCTGATGGAGAATACGACATTACGAAACTTACCGGAGACACCCACGGCAAGAGCACTTTTTCCACCTCCTTCGTTTCCCTGATTGGACAGACCCGCGATAAGGCCATCATTGCCAACAAGACGGATACCGAAGGCATCAGCCTTACGGCAACGCTGTACTTCCCTAACAACAACGGGATGTACATGCAGGATCTGACCATTCAGAACAAGAGTTCCTACGCCACGTCTTCTGCGGCTCGCCAGGTGACCATCCAGCATAAGGGAGACAAGTACATCTTTAAGAACGTGCGTTTGCTCAGCGGGCAGGACACATACTACACCAACGGAACAGGCCGCGTTTACTGGGAAGGCGGCGAAATTCAGGGAACCGTGGACTTTATCTGTGGCGATGGCGACGTATGGTTTGAAGGCACCAACCTGGTCATGACCCGTAATGGAGGCTACATTACCGCAGCCAAGACTTCTACTAGCTGGGGCTACGTCTTTAACAATTCAAAGATCAACGTTTCTAACGGGAGCTACAACGGAACATTCTATTTAGGGCGTTCCTGGGGGCACGCAAAAACCGTATTCCTGAACACCACCATGTACGCCCAGCCCAAGGCAGAAGGCTGGGGCCCGGATATGAATTCCGGCCCGGATGTTTTCGGTGAATACAACAGTAAAAATGGCAATGGCGGCGCAATTGACGTCAGTAGGCGTAAGACCTCTTTTGATGGAGGCAAGGATGCCTCCACGGCGAAGTCCCTAAAGACGGTATGGAACGCAAGTGATGCCAGCAAGTATACCTTAGCCAACGTTCTTGGCGGTTCCGACAAGTGGGAACCGAACAAACTAACAGTTCAGATGGGCGCGCCCAAAATTTCTCAGGATGGAGCAGACATTGTCTGGGCAGACGATGAAAACGCATTGAACTGGGTTGTTTTTGTAAACGGCAAATACCACGCCAACGTTATCCAGAACAGCATTGATGTGGGTAATCTCGCCCCCGGTTCCAAAGTTACCGTACGTGCCGCCAATTCCATGGGTGGCCTAGGCGCCACTTCCAATGAAATTGCCGTCGTAGAAAGCAACGTTACATACTACAACGTGAAAATCAATAACGCTATGGGCGGTTCCATCGTAACCAGCTTGAGCGGCAACAAGGTGGCCGAAGGCAAGACAGTCTCCTTTACAGCCAAGGCTAACGACGGCTGGAAATTCTCGGGTTGGACAGGCGCCAGCGCCTCAGCCATAGACGCTTCTAACGCTACTGCAGAAATCAAGGCAACAGGCGACATCGAACTTACCGCCAACTTCACAGGAGCAGGCACAGGCGTATTCCAGGCAGAAGACGGCGCCATTGAAAACGCCGTCTACGAAAGTTCCAACGCAGGCTTTGCAGGATCCGGCTACGTCAACTTCGGCGCTGGCGCAGCCTCCTTCGTCAACATCCCGGTATACGTTGACGCCGCCGGCGAGTACACCATGGAAATGTTCTACGCCAACGGCAGCTCCGCAGCAAGATCCCTAGCGTTCAAGTGCCTCGGTAACGAAGCCGGCGAAGGAGCCGGCGACGCAACGGAAAAATCCTTCGACAAGACAGGCGCCTGGACCACCTATCCGTCAATGGAAGCAACAATCACGCTCCCCCGCGGCAAGAGCTACATCCAGTTCGCCACCGTAGGCGGTAACGACGGTCCCAACCTGGACCAGATCAAGCTCACCCCCCTGAATGTGGAAAAAATCGAGAATCCCGGAGATACTTCAGACGAGCCCATCATTACAGATCCTGAAAATCCAGGCGACAGCGTGACAACTATTCTAGCCCAAAAGAAACTTGCAACCTCTACCGGCATGAACGTGCAATTCTTTAACCTGCAGGGCAAGCTGATGTCTACTACGCAAGGCAAGCTTCCCGCTGGAATCTACCTAATGAAAGTTTCTGCCCCGGGATACAAGAAGCAAAGTGTCGTAAGGATCAAGTAA
- the pelA gene encoding pectate lyase, which yields MKMNKLLALASLATVSATTAFGATYEPPSTAVSKINSYRGYSELTKAAGSMDLDQYAYNMTTWQISNGGFYKAMASKYVNPYTSGNKSEWRSASGGDLATIDNDATVQEMRLLAVRYKETTNSTYKTAFKNSFNKAVNFLLTMQRSTGGLPQVWPKRGNYSDHITLNDNAMIRAMVTMMDIANKTSPFDSDIIDDATRAKMSGAMDKAINYLLKAQIVNNGVPTVWCAQHDTANYAPRPARAYELESKSGSESAGVVWFLMNWPNQTPEIQLAVKSAINWYKKTKVTGLYFNKSAGTFDKRDGSVLWYRFYEVNNDNYFFCDRDGASTKTQDFTKISEERRTGYQWAGEYGTALINTEAAYLAAIEKLDDDYVPPPPPPPPVAMCGSDSCSFVIDGANSVDIKGIKAETTNTGFIGDGYANVDNAVGSYVTYGVTATEAGKYTLYVRYANGGSAARGFSISAGEKVLVESASMDATGGWTTWKTAAVEVELPKGYSELTFTSLTKDGMANIDAIGWMSSSLKAGKIDLPQESESSSSKVDEPSSSNSSIESSESSDPTAISVAVSQTMKISVIGNTLFLGSIPGGDFQIVIHDIQGNMIKNFLSRETSVNLNQLNAGRYLITVRQGNRILARTSARISK from the coding sequence ATGAAGATGAACAAGTTGCTGGCATTAGCAAGTCTCGCTACAGTTTCCGCAACGACTGCGTTTGGCGCTACTTACGAGCCGCCATCCACTGCGGTTTCAAAAATCAATAGTTACCGCGGTTATTCTGAACTAACGAAAGCCGCAGGCTCCATGGATTTGGACCAGTACGCCTACAACATGACCACCTGGCAGATCAGCAATGGCGGTTTTTATAAGGCTATGGCCAGCAAGTATGTGAATCCTTATACTAGTGGCAACAAGTCCGAATGGCGTTCTGCCAGCGGCGGCGACTTGGCCACCATCGATAATGATGCCACCGTGCAGGAAATGCGACTGTTGGCAGTGCGCTACAAGGAAACGACCAACAGCACCTATAAAACAGCATTCAAGAATAGCTTCAACAAGGCTGTAAATTTCCTTTTGACCATGCAGCGTTCCACGGGTGGCCTGCCCCAGGTTTGGCCTAAGCGAGGTAACTACAGCGATCATATTACGCTGAACGACAACGCCATGATTCGCGCCATGGTGACCATGATGGATATCGCCAACAAGACGTCACCCTTCGATAGCGACATTATCGACGACGCCACCCGCGCCAAAATGAGCGGTGCCATGGACAAGGCCATCAATTATCTGCTGAAGGCTCAGATCGTGAACAACGGCGTTCCCACCGTATGGTGCGCCCAGCACGACACCGCCAATTACGCACCCCGCCCGGCACGCGCCTACGAACTGGAAAGCAAGTCCGGCAGCGAATCCGCAGGCGTCGTCTGGTTCCTGATGAACTGGCCTAATCAGACTCCCGAAATTCAGCTGGCAGTCAAGAGTGCCATCAACTGGTACAAGAAAACCAAGGTTACCGGACTTTACTTTAACAAGAGCGCAGGAACATTCGACAAGAGAGATGGTAGCGTTCTGTGGTATCGTTTTTACGAAGTGAACAACGACAACTACTTCTTCTGCGACCGCGATGGAGCCAGCACCAAGACACAGGACTTTACCAAGATTTCCGAGGAACGTCGCACCGGTTACCAGTGGGCTGGCGAATACGGTACTGCTCTGATTAACACAGAAGCAGCCTACCTGGCCGCCATCGAAAAACTAGACGATGATTACGTTCCGCCTCCTCCCCCGCCGCCTCCTGTAGCCATGTGCGGAAGCGATAGCTGTTCCTTCGTCATTGACGGTGCAAATTCCGTGGACATCAAAGGCATAAAGGCTGAAACGACAAACACCGGATTTATCGGCGACGGATACGCCAACGTCGATAACGCCGTGGGAAGCTACGTAACTTATGGCGTTACTGCCACAGAAGCTGGCAAGTACACCCTTTACGTTCGCTACGCCAACGGCGGCAGCGCTGCACGAGGTTTCAGCATTTCTGCTGGCGAAAAAGTTCTGGTGGAATCTGCCAGCATGGACGCCACTGGTGGCTGGACCACCTGGAAAACCGCAGCGGTTGAAGTGGAACTTCCCAAGGGTTACAGCGAACTGACCTTCACCAGCCTCACCAAGGACGGCATGGCAAATATCGATGCTATCGGCTGGATGAGTTCTTCATTGAAAGCTGGTAAAATTGACTTGCCTCAGGAATCCGAAAGTAGTTCAAGCAAGGTTGACGAACCCTCTAGTTCAAATTCTTCCATAGAATCTTCTGAGTCCAGTGATCCTACCGCTATTTCTGTAGCAGTTTCCCAAACCATGAAAATTTCCGTCATCGGAAACACCTTATTCCTAGGATCAATTCCAGGTGGAGATTTCCAGATTGTCATCCACGACATCCAGGGCAACATGATCAAGAACTTCCTTTCAAGGGAAACCTCTGTCAACCTGAATCAACTGAATGCAGGACGTTACTTGATTACAGTAAGACAGGGAAACAGAATTCTTGCAAGAACTTCAGCTAGAATTTCCAAATAG
- a CDS encoding NADP-dependent isocitrate dehydrogenase yields the protein MNPKIYYTITDEAPFLATQSLLPIVKAFAKTADIDVDTKNISLAGRILAVFGMAEDDLGFLGKLALDASANIIKLPNISASLPQLKAAIAELQKNGFDVPEYPDEPSTEEEKEIRAKYDKVKGSAVNPVLRQGNSDRRAPKAVKNYAKKNPHKMGAWSADSKTHVSYMTADDFYGNEKSITISEADSFKIEFVAADGSVTELRAAKPTLAGEILDATVMRMAALEKFIAEQMADAKAKGVLFSVHLKATMMKVSDPVMFGAFVRVFFKDVFTKYADLFKEIGVNENNGLGDLLKRLEGNPKGAEVKAAIDAALANGPAIAMVDSDKGITNLNVPSDVIIDASMPAMIRNSGCMWNKEGKLQEVKACIPDRSYAGIYEATIDFHKKNGAFDPTTMGSTSNVGLMAQGAEEYGSHDKTFIAKGKGVIRAVNSKGEVLLSQDVESGDIFRMCQAKDAPIKDWVKLAVNRARVSNTPAIFWLDPERGHDREIQKKVELYLKDHDLTGLDIKIMDPKSAITESLTRAKAGLDTISVTGNVMRDYLTDLFPILEVGTSAKMYSIVPLMAGGGMFETGAGGSAPKHVQQFLAENYLRWDSLGEYFALVPSFEQIASTTGNKKAKVLADTLDEANGRILENNRTPARKIGDLDNRGSHFYLAMYWAEALAAQTADTELAAKFKPVAAALAAGEKEIVGALTAAQGQPVDIGGYYFPKADLLKKWMRPVDAFNKIIDAI from the coding sequence ATGAATCCGAAGATCTACTACACCATTACCGACGAGGCCCCGTTCCTCGCAACCCAATCCCTTCTTCCCATTGTCAAGGCTTTCGCAAAGACTGCCGACATCGATGTGGATACCAAGAATATCTCCCTGGCAGGCCGAATTCTCGCTGTTTTTGGCATGGCTGAAGACGATCTTGGTTTCTTGGGCAAGCTGGCATTGGACGCAAGCGCCAATATCATCAAGCTTCCCAATATTTCGGCATCCCTCCCGCAGCTAAAGGCTGCCATTGCAGAACTCCAGAAGAACGGCTTCGATGTTCCGGAATATCCCGATGAACCTTCTACTGAAGAAGAAAAGGAAATTCGCGCCAAGTACGACAAGGTGAAGGGCTCTGCTGTGAACCCGGTGCTCCGTCAGGGTAACTCTGACCGTCGCGCTCCCAAGGCTGTTAAGAACTACGCCAAGAAGAATCCCCACAAGATGGGTGCCTGGTCTGCCGACAGCAAGACCCACGTTTCTTACATGACTGCGGATGACTTTTACGGAAATGAAAAGTCTATTACAATTTCTGAAGCAGACTCCTTCAAGATTGAATTTGTTGCTGCCGACGGTTCCGTCACTGAACTTCGTGCTGCAAAGCCCACTCTCGCTGGCGAAATCCTGGATGCAACCGTTATGCGTATGGCTGCTCTCGAAAAGTTCATCGCCGAACAGATGGCTGACGCCAAGGCAAAGGGCGTACTCTTCTCTGTGCACCTGAAGGCTACCATGATGAAGGTTTCCGACCCCGTCATGTTCGGTGCCTTTGTCCGCGTGTTCTTCAAGGATGTATTCACCAAGTATGCCGACCTGTTCAAGGAAATCGGCGTTAACGAAAATAACGGTCTGGGCGACCTGCTCAAGCGCCTGGAAGGCAACCCGAAGGGAGCTGAAGTCAAGGCTGCCATCGACGCTGCCCTGGCTAACGGCCCGGCTATCGCCATGGTGGATTCCGACAAGGGTATCACCAACCTGAACGTCCCCAGCGACGTGATTATCGACGCCTCCATGCCGGCCATGATCCGTAACTCCGGCTGCATGTGGAACAAGGAAGGCAAGCTCCAGGAAGTGAAGGCTTGCATTCCGGACCGCAGCTACGCTGGCATCTACGAAGCTACCATCGATTTCCATAAGAAGAACGGTGCGTTCGACCCCACCACCATGGGTTCTACCTCTAACGTTGGCCTTATGGCTCAGGGTGCTGAAGAATACGGCTCCCACGACAAGACCTTCATTGCAAAGGGCAAGGGCGTCATCCGTGCCGTGAACAGCAAGGGCGAAGTTCTTCTTTCCCAGGATGTTGAATCTGGCGACATCTTCCGTATGTGCCAGGCCAAGGACGCTCCCATCAAGGACTGGGTCAAGCTGGCTGTAAACCGCGCCCGCGTTTCTAACACTCCCGCTATTTTCTGGCTGGATCCTGAACGTGGTCATGACCGCGAAATCCAGAAGAAGGTGGAACTCTACCTGAAGGATCACGACCTCACCGGTCTCGACATCAAGATTATGGATCCCAAGTCCGCCATTACCGAATCCCTGACCCGCGCCAAGGCTGGCCTCGATACCATCAGCGTTACCGGTAACGTGATGCGTGACTATCTCACTGACTTGTTCCCGATCTTGGAAGTGGGTACTTCCGCCAAGATGTACTCCATCGTGCCTCTCATGGCAGGTGGCGGCATGTTCGAAACAGGTGCAGGTGGCTCCGCTCCCAAGCACGTTCAGCAGTTCCTCGCTGAAAACTACCTGCGCTGGGATTCCCTGGGCGAATACTTCGCTCTGGTGCCGTCCTTTGAACAGATTGCCTCTACTACCGGCAACAAGAAGGCCAAGGTTCTGGCAGATACATTGGACGAAGCCAACGGTCGCATTCTTGAAAACAACCGTACTCCGGCCCGCAAGATCGGCGACCTGGATAACCGCGGTTCCCATTTCTACCTGGCCATGTACTGGGCCGAAGCCCTTGCCGCACAGACTGCCGACACTGAACTGGCTGCAAAGTTCAAGCCCGTTGCCGCAGCTCTTGCCGCTGGTGAAAAGGAAATCGTCGGTGCCCTTACCGCTGCTCAGGGCCAGCCGGTAGACATCGGTGGTTACTACTTCCCCAAGGCAGATCTCCTCAAGAAGTGGATGCGCCCGGTGGATGCATTCAACAAGATCATTGACGCTATTTAA
- a CDS encoding type II secretion system protein: MSKLVFGNKRGIGITEILIASLVLGFLLTALLQLQESNRLALLRIRSRDGAVDVARDVMDSLSAIGISSLRGVGDDNEIKLQRSRSWEGQPGLVPYTIKVDYDVTVKVSGDDLFHSTESSKFETIDNVFAKKIDVNVAWQFKGTTQSINVSGVLR; the protein is encoded by the coding sequence ATGAGCAAGCTGGTGTTTGGAAATAAACGTGGTATTGGGATTACAGAAATCCTGATTGCATCCCTTGTCCTGGGGTTCTTGCTTACTGCGCTTTTGCAGTTGCAGGAAAGCAATCGTCTTGCTCTGTTGCGAATTCGTTCTCGTGACGGAGCCGTTGATGTTGCAAGGGACGTGATGGATTCGCTTTCAGCAATTGGAATTAGCAGCCTAAGGGGTGTTGGTGACGACAACGAAATAAAGTTGCAGCGTTCAAGGTCATGGGAGGGTCAGCCAGGTTTGGTGCCCTACACAATAAAAGTGGATTATGATGTTACAGTCAAAGTGAGTGGAGACGATTTGTTCCACAGTACTGAGTCATCAAAATTTGAAACAATTGACAATGTATTTGCCAAGAAAATTGATGTCAACGTAGCCTGGCAATTTAAGGGAACTACCCAGTCCATAAATGTATCGGGGGTATTACGATGA
- a CDS encoding prepilin-type N-terminal cleavage/methylation domain-containing protein, whose protein sequence is MSSKTSKNGFTLIELLVYMGLIGIIVVIAGEAFSNSTKFRIRTEGMLKGHAEAQDVAGILREDLNQMGAKTSFETDGAVVQSAAYIDAASETDKSSFSLSKDRDTIVFNKIVYDESGSAQYVQRVSWMFVPNKGLYRGCKTLWPSSADPAECHSSDSDPVLMSNKVRSFKLWPGVRLEDGESGREDVFALGTGFTLAPRTVSTSSTYYLMPVLTPNAEETSVDVRGLQTNDGNSGTRIASQLYLLEGGSPTLSTDAWNSCKTFTFDAFSTYAVSMNISSSCRTSSPNYMCDFQAGVDHIGIGFRTPEGTLIPGINDFMTYPTQSISGAEAARYAEFSVPTRVDNACLAITIALYSPEVYKGNFSISNITIFKRNASEYVFNQSVGTAAYGASSSENKNEVKAFKLVMDVSVNKEVSHVENIILTPNNGTEG, encoded by the coding sequence ATGAGTAGTAAAACTTCAAAGAACGGTTTTACCCTGATAGAACTGTTGGTCTATATGGGCTTGATTGGCATTATTGTTGTAATTGCTGGCGAAGCTTTTTCTAACAGCACGAAATTCCGCATTCGTACCGAAGGTATGCTGAAAGGACACGCTGAGGCTCAGGATGTTGCTGGAATTCTTCGAGAGGACTTGAATCAGATGGGGGCAAAGACATCCTTTGAAACGGATGGGGCCGTCGTTCAGTCTGCCGCATACATTGACGCCGCTTCGGAAACGGATAAATCATCATTTTCCTTGAGTAAGGATCGTGATACGATTGTCTTCAACAAAATTGTCTATGATGAGTCTGGCAGTGCACAATATGTACAGCGAGTAAGTTGGATGTTTGTTCCAAACAAGGGGTTATATAGAGGTTGTAAGACTCTTTGGCCGTCTAGCGCGGATCCTGCAGAGTGCCATTCTAGCGATTCGGATCCGGTCTTGATGTCGAACAAGGTACGATCGTTTAAACTGTGGCCTGGAGTTCGTCTAGAAGATGGAGAATCTGGAAGAGAAGATGTGTTTGCTCTGGGGACTGGTTTTACCCTTGCGCCTCGTACGGTTAGTACTAGTTCAACTTACTATCTGATGCCCGTTCTAACTCCGAATGCGGAGGAGACATCTGTTGATGTAAGAGGGTTACAGACTAACGATGGCAATAGTGGGACAAGAATTGCTTCTCAACTTTATTTGCTTGAAGGCGGTAGTCCAACGTTGAGCACTGATGCATGGAATAGCTGTAAGACATTTACTTTTGACGCGTTCTCTACGTATGCCGTTTCCATGAATATTTCCTCTAGTTGCAGAACGAGTTCCCCAAATTACATGTGTGATTTCCAAGCAGGAGTAGATCATATTGGCATTGGATTTAGAACTCCAGAAGGAACTTTGATTCCTGGCATTAATGATTTTATGACTTATCCTACGCAGTCTATTTCGGGAGCTGAAGCGGCTCGATATGCTGAGTTTAGTGTGCCCACAAGAGTGGATAACGCCTGCCTTGCCATAACAATTGCGTTGTACTCACCAGAGGTCTACAAAGGAAACTTTTCTATTTCAAATATAACGATATTTAAACGAAATGCTTCCGAGTATGTATTCAACCAGAGTGTAGGGACTGCGGCTTATGGAGCTTCGTCTTCAGAAAACAAAAACGAAGTGAAGGCATTTAAACTAGTAATGGATGTGTCTGTGAATAAAGAAGTTTCTCATGTTGAAAATATCATTCTGACACCAAACAACGGAACGGAAGGTTAG
- the tnpA gene encoding IS200/IS605 family transposase, with protein MNDRNKSTAHTTWNCKYHIVFAPKFRRKILYNQKRELVGRILRKLCEWKDVEIIEAEVCPDHIHMLVAIPPKLSVSSFMGYLKGKSSLELNDTVPELQNKYGNRVFWCRGYYVDTAGKNADRIKAYIRQQLEEDKLGEQQSMFGK; from the coding sequence ATGAATGATAGAAATAAATCAACAGCCCATACCACATGGAATTGTAAGTACCATATCGTGTTTGCACCCAAGTTTAGAAGGAAAATTCTATACAATCAGAAACGAGAGCTTGTAGGAAGAATTCTCAGAAAATTGTGCGAATGGAAAGATGTGGAAATAATAGAGGCCGAAGTCTGTCCAGACCATATTCACATGCTGGTCGCCATACCGCCGAAACTCTCCGTTTCGAGTTTCATGGGGTATTTGAAAGGAAAGAGCAGCCTGGAATTGAATGACACGGTTCCTGAATTGCAGAATAAGTACGGGAACCGAGTCTTTTGGTGCCGAGGATATTATGTTGACACGGCAGGAAAAAACGCAGACCGAATTAAGGCGTATATCCGGCAACAGTTAGAGGAGGACAAACTAGGAGAACAACAGTCAATGTTTGGCAAGTAG
- a CDS encoding IS3 family transposase, protein MKASGLSRSTYYYNIRKKTDRYADERERVKAVHAKNKGYYGYRRIRDELRNEGFSINHKTVYRIMKEENLKNVRRRNKYRSYKGEVGAIAPNVINRNFIASAPNQKWATDVTQINIGQDKCYLSPILDMYNGEIISYTISDHPDLRMVMTMLDKALERKHVGDKLVLHSDQGWHYQHYSYQNTLRDHDIVQSMSRKGNCLDNAMMENFFGIMKSELLYPNTFKNMDHFKQELKKYIEYYNNDRIKLRLKGMSPVQYRTHNPVLS, encoded by the coding sequence CTGAAGGCAAGCGGACTCTCCCGCTCCACATACTACTACAACATCCGGAAAAAGACGGACCGCTACGCTGACGAGCGAGAGCGAGTCAAGGCCGTACACGCAAAGAACAAGGGCTATTACGGCTACCGACGCATAAGGGACGAACTACGAAACGAAGGCTTCTCGATTAACCACAAGACGGTATACCGCATCATGAAAGAGGAAAACCTGAAGAACGTCCGCAGACGTAACAAGTACCGTTCCTACAAGGGCGAAGTAGGAGCAATTGCACCAAACGTAATCAACAGGAACTTCATTGCATCAGCTCCAAACCAGAAATGGGCAACGGACGTGACACAAATAAATATCGGCCAGGACAAGTGCTACCTGTCGCCGATACTGGACATGTACAACGGAGAAATCATCAGCTACACCATATCAGACCATCCGGATCTGCGAATGGTGATGACGATGCTGGACAAGGCGCTAGAACGAAAGCATGTTGGTGACAAACTGGTACTGCACTCCGATCAAGGCTGGCATTACCAGCACTACAGCTATCAAAATACTCTGCGAGACCATGACATCGTGCAAAGTATGAGCCGTAAGGGCAACTGCCTGGATAACGCCATGATGGAGAACTTCTTCGGCATTATGAAATCGGAACTGCTCTATCCCAACACCTTCAAGAATATGGACCACTTCAAGCAAGAACTCAAGAAATACATCGAGTACTATAACAATGATCGGATAAAACTGCGCCTAAAAGGAATGAGTCCGGTACAATACCGGACTCATAACCCAGTTTTATCCTAA
- a CDS encoding helix-turn-helix domain-containing protein, protein MYKKHTEAEWAKVLELHLSHVDSPSISKQTGIELSEIKRRIQQFRLTGDWRTNRKPNVQATAKLKRQTIDAVIQQSLSCCEATVKYGISFSTIKSWLRKYRHGGYEELLATKPKGRPPKMPKKKRTTKGMTELERLRERVEYLEAENAYLKKLKALDQEENAEMFGIGPRQSED, encoded by the coding sequence ATGTATAAGAAACACACAGAAGCAGAATGGGCTAAAGTCCTGGAGCTACATCTTTCACACGTTGATTCGCCCTCCATATCCAAACAAACGGGGATTGAATTGAGTGAAATCAAACGACGGATACAGCAATTTAGGCTAACAGGCGATTGGCGTACCAATCGGAAGCCGAATGTTCAAGCGACGGCGAAGCTGAAACGTCAAACTATTGACGCTGTGATCCAACAATCGCTATCTTGTTGCGAAGCGACCGTCAAGTACGGAATCAGCTTCAGTACAATCAAGTCCTGGCTGAGAAAATACCGCCATGGCGGCTATGAAGAACTGCTTGCAACAAAGCCCAAAGGGAGGCCACCTAAGATGCCCAAGAAGAAGAGAACCACAAAAGGCATGACCGAACTTGAACGCCTTAGAGAGCGTGTGGAGTATCTTGAAGCGGAGAATGCCTACCTAAAAAAATTGAAGGCCCTAGACCAGGAAGAGAATGCCGAGATGTTCGGTATAGGGCCGAGACAGTCCGAGGACTGA